The region GTGGTCACCCATGGCACCGACACGGCGGAGGAAACCGCCTTCCTGCTCGACCTGACGCTGCCCAGCACCAAGCCCGTCGTGCTGGTCGGCGCGATGCGGCCCGCCGATGCGGTCGGGTACGACGGGATGCGCAACTTCGCCAATGCCGTGCGCGTGGCGGGCGATCCCGACGCCGCCGGTCGCGGCGTGCTGGTGGTGATGGGCGACCGGGTCCATTCCGCGCTCGACGTGCGCAAGGCGCAGACCCGCGCGACCGAGGCATTTCGCGGCTTCCCGCGCGAATCGGTCGCCATCGTCACGCCCTCGCGCCTCGACTGGTTCGGCGCGCCGTGGCGTGTGGGCGACCCTGCGCGCCTCGCCCTTCTGCCGCTGCCCGACGTGCCGATCCTCGCGGTCTATGCGGGGATGAGCGCCACTGCGGCAGAGCGGCAGCTCGCAGGAGATCCGCCGGGCATCGTCGTGTCGGGGCTGGGCGAGGGCAACATGCCCGATCCCGTCCGGCAGGTGCTGCTGCGCCATGCCCGTCGCGGTGCGCTGGTCGTACGCGCCAGCCGCACCGACGAAGGGCTGGTCGACCGCGAGCCGGAGGACGACGCAAACGGCTTCATCGCCGCCCGCGCGCTCGGCGTGCCCAAGGCGCGCGTGCTGCTCGCGTTGTTGATCGCCAACGGGATCACCGATGCGGGCGAGGCGCAGCGCTTCTTCGACCAGCGTTAGGGCAGGGCGGGCGTAACGTTCGTCATCCCCGCGCAGGCGGGGATCCAGATAAGCTCTCGGATATCGCGGGCGTCATCTGGACCCCTGCCTGCGCAGGGGTGACGGGGTATTTCGATCAGCCCTGCGGCGTGACCAGATACTTCTCCCCGGTGCGCATCTTGGCGTATTGCGTCACCGCGTCCTTCTCCAGCATGCCTTCGAGCGTCACTTCTTCGGTGTAGCCGCTCCTGAAGGTGGTGGTGAGGTTGTCGAGCACGCGCTTGCGCATCCGCGTCACCGTTTCCATCCCGGCGTTCTGGAGGAACGGCGTCAGCAGCCAGCCGGTCAGCGTGAAGCCGAAGCCGTAGGACGGCGTGAGGATCGTGGGGCCGAGGTCGAGGCGGCCGTAGATGTGCATCTTCTTCGCCTGGTTCGAGCCATAGCGGCTGAACTCGGTCATCTTCGATACTGCGACCTGCTCCATCGCCTTGAAGCAGGAATCGACCATCTGCCCGCCGCCGATCGGATCGAAGCCGAAATAGGCATCGGTCGCGTCGATGCTCTCGCGCAGCTGCTTCATGAAGTCGTCGTCGGACGAGTTCACGATATGCTCTGCGCCCATTTCCTGCAGCAGGTGCACCTGCTCCTTGCGGCGCACGATATTGACCAGCGGCATCCCGTCTTCCTGGCAGATGCGGATCAGCATCTGGCCGAGGTTGGAGGCGGCGGCAGTGTGAAGGATCGCTTTCGCGCCTTCGGCCTTGGCGGTTTCGACGAAGCCGAGCGCGGTCATTGGATTGACGAAGGCCGACGCGCCGTCCTTCGACGAGATATCGCCCAGCGGCAGGCACATCGTGGCCTCGGCGATGGAATATTCGCTGAAGGCGGTGCCCGGCACGCAGGCCACCCGCTTGCCCATCAGTGCCTTCGCCATGTCCGAATCACCGGTCGCGATCACCTCGCCCGCGCCCTCGTTGCCGACCGGCAGGCGCTGGCCGTGGCGGCCCTTGGCGCCCGAGGCGAAGGGTTCGGGCATGTTGGCGACGATCTTGCCGGGCGAGTAATCCGCATTCTCGAGATCGGCCGGGCCGACCAGCAGCGCAAGGTCGCTCGGGTTGATGGGCGCGGCTTCCATCCTGACCAGCACCTGGTTGCCCTTGGGCTCGGGAAACTGGCTTTCGGCAACCTCGACGGTCAGCGTGCCGTCGGATTCGAGCGTGGTGAAGATCTGCTTGCCGGTGGTGGTCATGTTTCTTGCTCCTCTTCGGGGTCGGTTCTTTTCTTATCGGGACGTACGCGCGGCATCAGTTCGACCAGAATGATCATTCCCGCCCATACGGCCAGAGTCGGCTGCAACTTGGGTACGGAGGTCAGGTCGATCACCCCGTCGATCGCAATGGGGAATAGCGCGATGAGCGCGGCTGCCGTCACGCCGTAGAACAGTTTGTATTCGGTCTGGCCAAGGTACATGATCGTCACGACGATCGCCGCGCTCATGAACAACAGGACGGCAAAGTCATAGGCGGGCAATCCCTCTGCCCCGGCCAGCACGAAGCCCAGCACCGCGCCGAAGACGATATTGATGCCGTTGACGTTCGCGCGATATTCGCGCTCGGTCGTCCGCATGGTCAGCGGGATCTTGTACCAGTTTGCCATCAGTCCCCCCGTTGCTCGGCCTCCCGATCGGGATACACCGCTTCGACGAAGTAGAGCCCGTGCGCGGGTGCATTCAAGCCCAGTTCCTGCCGGTCCCGTGCCTCAAGAACCTGCGCGATCCGGTCTTCGTTCCAGCGACCCATGCCAACCAGTGCGAGGCAGCCGACCATCGAGCGCACCTGGTGGTGGAGGAAGCTGCGCGCGGCGACTTCGATCCGGATTTCATCGCCCTCGCGCGAGACATCGAGCCGGTCGAGCGTCTTTTCCGGACTTGCGGCCTGGCAATGGACCGAGCGGAAGGTGGTGAAGTCGTGGTGCCCGACGAGGCTTTGCGCCGCGCGATGCATCGCCTCGGCATCGCAATCGGGTGACAGCAGCCAGGCGCGGTCCTTCTCCAGCGTCAGCGGGGCGCGGCGGTTGAGGATGCGGTAGAGGTAGCGGCGCCCGATGCACGAAAAGCGCGCGTGCCAGTCCTCCGGCACCTCCTCGCACTTCGTCACGGCGATCGGGGCGGGGCGCAGGTGCGCGTTGATCGCCTCGCCCATGCGGAAGGGCGTCAGCCTGCTCTCGACATCGAAATGGCTGCGCATGGCGAGCGCGTGGACTCCGGTATCGGTCCGCCCCGCGCTGTGCAGCGTGACCTGCGCGCCGGTGACGCCGTGAACGGCCTCCTCGACCGCCTGCTGCACACTCGGCCCGTCCTTCTGCCGCTGGAGGCCGAAAAAGGGCGTGCCGTCGAATTCGAGCGTAAGGGCGTAGCGGGGCACTTGCCTAACCTACCGTCATCCCCGCGCAGGCGGGGATCCAGATAAGGGTGCGATAAGGCGATAGGTCAGCTGGGCCCCTGCCTTCGCAGGGGCGACGCGAATGGTTGAGGATCACGAAAGCACCGCTCCTTGCGCAATCGCACGCCCGCGCTGGAAATCTGCGGTATCCATCGCCGGCTTGCCCGCGCGCTGGACCCGGGTGAGGCGCACCGCGCCGTTGGCGCAGGCGACGGTCAGCGCCTCGTCGAGCACGGTGCCCGGCGCACCGGAGCCATCGGCCAGTTCCGCCGCCAAGACCTTCACCCGCTCGCCCTCGTGCTCGAAAAACGCACCCGGCCACGGGGTAAACGCGCGCACCTGCCGTTCGACCTGCGCGGCATCCTGCGACCAGTCGATCCGTGCTTCGGCCTTGTCGATCTTGGGCGCATGGGTGGCGTCCGCATCGTCCTGTTCGACCGGGATATGGATCGCGAGGTCGCGCAGCGTGCCGACCATCAGCTGCGCGCCTTTCTGCGCCAGTTCATCGGTGAGCTCGCCCGCAGTCTTGCCTGCGATCGGCGTGCGCACCGTGGCGAGCATCGGCCCGGTATCGAGCCCGGCCTCCATCTGCATGATGGTGACGCCGGTGCCGCTGTCGCCCGCCAGAATCGCCCGCTGGATCGGCGCAGCACCGCGCCAGCGGGGCAGTATGCTGGCGTGGACGTTGAGGCACCCGTGCTTCGGCGCGTCTAGCACGGCTTGCGGCAGGATCAGCCCATAGGCCGCGACCACGCCGACATCCGCCTCGAGCGCGGCGAACGCGTCCTTCTCTTCCTGCGGTTTCAGCGAGGCAGGATGGCGCACCTCGATCCCCAGCCGCTCCGCCGCCGCGTGGACGGGCGTGGGCTGCAGCTTCTTGCCGCGCCCGGCCTTGCGCGGCGGCTGGGTATAGACGCAGACCACCTCATGCGCGGCATGAACCAGCGCCTCCAGCGTCGGCACCGCGAAATCGGGCGTTCCCATGAAGACGATGCGCATAAGCTGTGCGGCGACCTTTGCTGTGGAGGGGTGCTCGCCCTATCTGTCACCCAATGGCATCGCAAGAGATCGAGACACTGGCTTCCGCGCTCGCTCGGCTCCCCGGGCTGGGCCCGCGTTCGGCGCGGCGTGCGGTGCTGCATCTCGTCAAGAAGCGCGAAACCGCGCTGCCCGCGCTGCTCGACGCGCTGCTCGCGGTGCAGGACACGCTGGAGGAGTGCCGCATCTGCGGCAATGTCGACACGCGCGACCCCTGCAGCATCTGCTCCGACCCGAAGCGCGACGCGAAGTCGATCTGCGTGGTCGAGGATGTGGCGGACCTGTGGGCGCTCGACCGGGCGAAACTGTTTTCGGGCACCTTCCACGTGCTCGGCGGGCGGCTCTCCGCACTGGATGGCGTGCGGCCCGAGGACCTTGCGATCGACAGCCTGCTGGCGCGTGTGGAGGAAGGCGTGGACGAGGTGGTGCTGGCGATGAACGCCACGCTCGAAGGGCAGACCACCGCGCATTATCTGGCGGAGCGGCTGGAGGATTTCCCCGTCCGCATCACCCAGCTGGCGCATGGCCTGCCGGTGGGCGGAGAGCTCGACTACCTCGACGAGGGCACGCTGGCGCAGGCCTTGCGTGCGCGCAGGCCGATGGGCTGAACCGGTGCGAGGCCGAACCGATCCGGAGAGCCGGGCGATGGACGGCAGCATCGTCCATATCGTCCACGGCTACATGGCCGGACCGGGGGACCACTGGTTCGGCTGGCTGAAGGGCCAGGTCGAACGCGCGGGCGGATCGGCGCGGATCCTCGCCATGCCCGATTCCGAAAATCCCGACCCCGCGGCCTGGGACCGCACGCTGGTCGACGAGATCGGGACCCCGGACCAGAACACCTTCATCGTCGCGCATAGCCTGGGGACCGTGGCGAGCATGCGCTATCTCCAGGCGCGGCCCGAGGCGCGCGTCGGCGGACTGATCCTCGTCTCCGCCTTCGATAGCCGGCTTGCCAATATTCCCGAGCTGGACGGCTTCATGGACTGGAAGCCGATCGCGCACGATACGATCCGTCGCGTGGCCACCAATCGCGCGGTCGTTACCGCGACCAACGACGAGGTCGTTGCTCCGCACCTGTCGATTGCGCTGGCCGGGGCGCTGGAGGCGGACCTGATCGCAATGGATCGCGGCGGGCATTTCCTCGGCTCGGAAGGCCACGACACCTTCCCGCAAGTCTGGCAAAAACTGACCGAGCAGGCAGCGGCGCGTTGAACTGATTGCAATTGCAGCTTATCTGGCGTGCATGGCTATCCGCGAAATCCTCGAAGTGCCGGACCCCCGGCTGAAAACCGTCTCCCAACCCGTCCAGGAGGGCGAGTTCGACGACGATCTGCGCACCCTCGTCGACGACATGTTCGAGACGATGTACGCCGCCAACGGTATCGGCCTCGCGGCGATCCAGGTGGGCGTGCCCAAGCGCATCCTCGTGATCGACCTGCAGCCCGAAGACCCCGATGCGGAGCCGATCGAGTGCGATCATGACGGGCACGCGCACACGCACCCCGCGACGAAGAAAGAGCCGCGAGTGTTCATCAATCCCGAGATTCTCGACCCGAACGAGGAGCTGGCGACCTATCAGGAAGGCTGCCTCTCGGTCCCCGAGATCTATGCCGACGTCGACCGTCCCGCGAGCTGCACGGTGCGGTGGAAGGATCTCGACGGGAACGAGCATACCGAGGCGATGGAGGGCCTGCTCGCCACCTGCATCCAGCACGAGATGGACCACCTCGAGGGGATTCTGTTCATCGACCACCTCAGCCGCCTCAAGCGCAATATGGCGCTCAAGAAGCTGAAAAAGCTGCGGGTCGCGGCGTGAATCGGGTGTTGCGAGCGGTCGTGGCCGGACTGCTCTACGCTGCCTTGATGACGGCCTGGAACATCTGGGAGTATGACCGCTCACTCGGTTCCTACCTTTTAGGATTCGTCCTGTACGCCGTTTTCTTCGGCGTGTTCTGGGGCGGGTTCATGTGGTTGATCGAACGCCGCTCCGACAAGCGCGACAGCGCCTGAGAAAGCTGCGGGTTGCGGCTTAAACACCACCCGTATCTTCATCGTCGCCCCGGCCTACGAGCCGGGGCAGGGCTTCCTTTTATGCACCAGCCATGAGGTGGCCTTGCCCCGGATCCCCTGCCTTCGCAGGGGCAGGCAAGTCCGGGGCGACGAGTATTTGATTGGGCAGGGCTCAGGCCGCTTCGACCATGCCCTGAAGCGCCTTCACGCAGTCTTCCATGCATTCGCGGCACATCTTTTCGCAGCGCTTGCAATGCGGGTTGTCGTGCTTCGCGCATTCTTCCGCGCAGACCTTGCACGCGAGGATGCAGGCTTCGAGCAGCGACTTGATCACCGCCGTGTTGCCATGCGTGCGCCGCGCGGCGACGGTGCTGACCGTCTGGCAGATATCCGCGCAGTCCGAGCATTTGCGGATGCAGGCGCTCATGTCGCCCTCTTCGGAATTGCAGGCATCGGCGCAGGAATTGCAGATCGCCGCGCAATACATCGCGTGCTTGATCGCTTCGCCCAGCTGGTCGTTGTAATCGGCACCCACCTGCGGGTGCTCCTTGATCATTTCCTTGATCGACATCGGCATTCTCCTTCTCTGGTAAGGGAGCGGAACGGGCGGGGGATAGTTCCCGTGGCGGCTTGGCGCGCTCGCGCGTTCCAGCTATGTTCCCGCCCATGGAACTTGCGATTCTGGGTGTCGTGGCGCTGCTGATCGGGCTGGGCGTCGGGTGGTTCATCGGCGGAAGACCGGTGGCGGAGCTGAAATCTCGCCTGACCGAGAGC is a window of Alteriqipengyuania lutimaris DNA encoding:
- a CDS encoding zinc-binding dehydrogenase; protein product: MTTTGKQIFTTLESDGTLTVEVAESQFPEPKGNQVLVRMEAAPINPSDLALLVGPADLENADYSPGKIVANMPEPFASGAKGRHGQRLPVGNEGAGEVIATGDSDMAKALMGKRVACVPGTAFSEYSIAEATMCLPLGDISSKDGASAFVNPMTALGFVETAKAEGAKAILHTAAASNLGQMLIRICQEDGMPLVNIVRRKEQVHLLQEMGAEHIVNSSDDDFMKQLRESIDATDAYFGFDPIGGGQMVDSCFKAMEQVAVSKMTEFSRYGSNQAKKMHIYGRLDLGPTILTPSYGFGFTLTGWLLTPFLQNAGMETVTRMRKRVLDNLTTTFRSGYTEEVTLEGMLEKDAVTQYAKMRTGEKYLVTPQG
- a CDS encoding asparaginase; translated protein: MADTRPEPRILVLATGGTIAGQAGDATRADYRPGQIGIADYLAQADALGIAARYTGRQIANIGSEDIDESVWSRLHSEIERALSDDGVDAIVVTHGTDTAEETAFLLDLTLPSTKPVVLVGAMRPADAVGYDGMRNFANAVRVAGDPDAAGRGVLVVMGDRVHSALDVRKAQTRATEAFRGFPRESVAIVTPSRLDWFGAPWRVGDPARLALLPLPDVPILAVYAGMSATAAERQLAGDPPGIVVSGLGEGNMPDPVRQVLLRHARRGALVVRASRTDEGLVDREPEDDANGFIAARALGVPKARVLLALLIANGITDAGEAQRFFDQR
- a CDS encoding four-helix bundle copper-binding protein — translated: MSIKEMIKEHPQVGADYNDQLGEAIKHAMYCAAICNSCADACNSEEGDMSACIRKCSDCADICQTVSTVAARRTHGNTAVIKSLLEACILACKVCAEECAKHDNPHCKRCEKMCRECMEDCVKALQGMVEAA
- a CDS encoding RBBP9/YdeN family alpha/beta hydrolase, which produces MDGSIVHIVHGYMAGPGDHWFGWLKGQVERAGGSARILAMPDSENPDPAAWDRTLVDEIGTPDQNTFIVAHSLGTVASMRYLQARPEARVGGLILVSAFDSRLANIPELDGFMDWKPIAHDTIRRVATNRAVVTATNDEVVAPHLSIALAGALEADLIAMDRGGHFLGSEGHDTFPQVWQKLTEQAAAR
- the def gene encoding peptide deformylase translates to MAIREILEVPDPRLKTVSQPVQEGEFDDDLRTLVDDMFETMYAANGIGLAAIQVGVPKRILVIDLQPEDPDAEPIECDHDGHAHTHPATKKEPRVFINPEILDPNEELATYQEGCLSVPEIYADVDRPASCTVRWKDLDGNEHTEAMEGLLATCIQHEMDHLEGILFIDHLSRLKRNMALKKLKKLRVAA
- the truA gene encoding tRNA pseudouridine(38-40) synthase TruA; amino-acid sequence: MPRYALTLEFDGTPFFGLQRQKDGPSVQQAVEEAVHGVTGAQVTLHSAGRTDTGVHALAMRSHFDVESRLTPFRMGEAINAHLRPAPIAVTKCEEVPEDWHARFSCIGRRYLYRILNRRAPLTLEKDRAWLLSPDCDAEAMHRAAQSLVGHHDFTTFRSVHCQAASPEKTLDRLDVSREGDEIRIEVAARSFLHHQVRSMVGCLALVGMGRWNEDRIAQVLEARDRQELGLNAPAHGLYFVEAVYPDREAEQRGD
- the recR gene encoding recombination mediator RecR, translated to MASQEIETLASALARLPGLGPRSARRAVLHLVKKRETALPALLDALLAVQDTLEECRICGNVDTRDPCSICSDPKRDAKSICVVEDVADLWALDRAKLFSGTFHVLGGRLSALDGVRPEDLAIDSLLARVEEGVDEVVLAMNATLEGQTTAHYLAERLEDFPVRITQLAHGLPVGGELDYLDEGTLAQALRARRPMG
- the fmt gene encoding methionyl-tRNA formyltransferase, which codes for MRIVFMGTPDFAVPTLEALVHAAHEVVCVYTQPPRKAGRGKKLQPTPVHAAAERLGIEVRHPASLKPQEEKDAFAALEADVGVVAAYGLILPQAVLDAPKHGCLNVHASILPRWRGAAPIQRAILAGDSGTGVTIMQMEAGLDTGPMLATVRTPIAGKTAGELTDELAQKGAQLMVGTLRDLAIHIPVEQDDADATHAPKIDKAEARIDWSQDAAQVERQVRAFTPWPGAFFEHEGERVKVLAAELADGSGAPGTVLDEALTVACANGAVRLTRVQRAGKPAMDTADFQRGRAIAQGAVLS